One part of the Sandaracinaceae bacterium genome encodes these proteins:
- a CDS encoding SLC13 family permease translates to MSAFIEAHQAAIALTVLALTFIGFFLERFPPAVVATLGAAAFLALGMLPADDALAAFSNSAPVTIGAMFILSAALVRTGVIDALAGWTLRVASRRPLLAVALLFGGAGVGSAFMNNTPVVLVLIPVVGELGRALGVPRSRLLIPLSYVAILGGTCTLIGTSTNLLIDGVARRHGQAPFGVFEITPVGVAVAITGALLLLLLGRWLLPKSDPSEPTVRSPQVFLGVLRVPRDSAVVGQRVGAVRALSPRGVEVFSVRRGSELVLGAALEELALEADDRINVRASLEELLTLAKDERFEAGVAHRALPASEARRVVEVSVAPNHEAIGERLELMPLLSRWPVRVVGITRFRHLAGPELGAARLRGGDRLLVEADAHSLEGMARSTTLMVWGETEGHPYRRGHAAIALGALSFVVIASATGLLPIATAALIAVAVVLASRCVDHEDAWRALDGNVLVLIFAMLMMGSAIERTGALALVVDALAPALRDLPSFALLLAIYALASLLTELVTNNAVAVVLTPLVLSLGASLGVDPRALVVAVMFGASASFATPVGYQTNTLVYAAGRYRFVDFLRIGLPMNVLVGLATCGLIQLLWMG, encoded by the coding sequence TTGTCCGCGTTCATCGAAGCACACCAGGCCGCCATCGCGCTCACGGTCCTGGCCCTGACCTTCATCGGCTTCTTCCTCGAGCGCTTCCCACCCGCCGTGGTGGCGACGCTGGGCGCGGCCGCCTTCCTCGCGCTCGGGATGCTGCCGGCCGACGACGCGCTGGCCGCCTTCTCGAACAGCGCGCCGGTGACCATCGGGGCGATGTTCATCCTCTCGGCCGCGCTCGTGCGCACCGGCGTCATCGACGCGCTCGCGGGCTGGACCCTGCGCGTGGCCTCCCGGCGCCCGCTGCTCGCCGTCGCCCTCCTCTTCGGCGGCGCGGGCGTCGGCTCCGCGTTCATGAACAACACCCCCGTCGTGCTCGTGCTCATCCCCGTGGTGGGGGAGCTCGGCCGCGCGCTCGGCGTGCCGCGGAGCCGCCTGCTCATCCCGCTGTCGTACGTCGCGATCCTGGGCGGCACGTGCACGCTGATCGGGACGTCGACCAACCTGCTGATCGACGGCGTCGCGCGTCGACACGGGCAGGCCCCCTTCGGCGTGTTCGAGATCACGCCGGTCGGCGTCGCGGTCGCGATCACGGGCGCGCTGCTCTTGCTCCTGCTCGGCCGGTGGTTGCTCCCGAAGAGCGACCCGAGCGAGCCCACCGTCCGCTCCCCGCAGGTCTTCCTCGGCGTGCTCCGCGTCCCTCGCGACTCGGCCGTGGTGGGGCAGCGCGTCGGCGCGGTCCGCGCGCTCTCGCCCCGCGGGGTCGAGGTGTTCAGCGTGCGCCGAGGCTCGGAGCTCGTGCTCGGCGCGGCGCTCGAGGAGCTCGCGCTCGAGGCCGACGACCGGATCAACGTGCGCGCGAGCCTGGAGGAGCTGCTCACCCTCGCGAAGGACGAGCGCTTCGAAGCCGGCGTGGCGCACCGCGCGTTGCCGGCCAGCGAGGCGCGGCGCGTGGTCGAGGTGAGCGTCGCGCCGAACCACGAGGCGATCGGCGAGCGGCTCGAGCTGATGCCGCTCCTGTCGCGATGGCCGGTCCGCGTGGTCGGCATCACGCGCTTTCGACACCTCGCCGGCCCGGAGCTCGGCGCGGCGCGCCTCCGCGGCGGCGACCGCCTCCTCGTCGAGGCCGACGCCCACAGCCTCGAGGGGATGGCGCGGAGCACCACGCTGATGGTCTGGGGCGAGACGGAGGGTCACCCCTATCGCAGGGGACACGCCGCCATCGCCCTCGGCGCGCTCTCGTTCGTGGTCATCGCGAGCGCGACCGGCCTGCTCCCCATCGCGACCGCGGCGCTGATCGCGGTCGCCGTCGTGCTCGCGTCCCGCTGCGTCGATCACGAGGACGCCTGGCGCGCGCTCGACGGGAACGTGCTCGTGCTCATCTTCGCGATGCTGATGATGGGGAGCGCGATCGAGCGGACGGGCGCGCTGGCGCTCGTCGTCGACGCGCTCGCGCCCGCGCTGCGCGACTTGCCATCCTTCGCCCTCCTGCTCGCGATCTACGCGCTCGCGTCGCTGTTGACCGAGCTCGTGACGAACAACGCCGTCGCCGTCGTGCTGACCCCCCTCGTGCTGTCGCTGGGGGCGAGCCTGGGGGTCGACCCGCGCGCGCTCGTGGTCGCGGTGATGTTCGGCGCGAGCGCCAGCTTCGCGACGCCGGTGGGCTACCAGACGAACACCCTCGTCTACGCCGCGGGTCGCTACCGCTTCGTCGACTTCCTGCGGATCGGGCTGCCGATGAACGTGCTCGTAGGGCTCGCGACGTGCGGGCTCATCCAGCTGCTCTGGATGGGCTGA
- a CDS encoding protein kinase: MGEGRARVGGGSVGKYEIVSRLGGDARVARYLAEHTAIGRSVELHCLAEGQPAEGDAASQLLREARVLGGATHRNLQSVVDSGRDADGRPYVVYESLRGASLAELIGQNPRGVDPMRAARLVLQVLEALRALHDAGVVLRTFGPENVMVESVSAGDELVKIRSLHDAALLIEGGAAPIEGATYTPYLAPEVRRGEPGLDPRVDFYSVGVMLRELLSGKRRGDDHALSDTARRALARALAEDPEERFASADGFLQAVALLLPTADRPPREQLPTPQDPLHADLQYLHLRRTTRHGLRADESSDSRMSLLPVLLTIEAVYRRFGQDVWASLCREVEDAESLLPGAGNTPVHLEQGVPVPLFAEILLTVDRIAGQGDLSLVPELGEAVAQRGLARLFPELPEPLTPSTLIAGFSYIWSRIGFDGVARVQRVSDVQARLWLQDQTTPSLELAGWLGGVLREAMREAGAREVEVLLIASQALGDARDLFGVEWR, translated from the coding sequence GTGGGTGAGGGTAGGGCGAGGGTCGGCGGCGGCTCGGTCGGGAAGTACGAGATCGTCTCGCGTCTCGGCGGCGACGCGCGCGTGGCGCGGTATCTCGCCGAGCACACCGCCATCGGCCGCTCGGTGGAGCTGCACTGCCTGGCCGAGGGGCAGCCGGCCGAGGGCGACGCCGCGAGCCAGCTCCTTCGCGAGGCGCGGGTGCTCGGCGGCGCGACGCATCGCAACCTCCAGAGTGTGGTCGACTCCGGCCGCGACGCCGACGGGCGCCCCTACGTCGTCTACGAGTCGCTCCGCGGCGCGAGCCTCGCGGAGCTGATCGGACAGAACCCGCGCGGCGTCGATCCCATGCGGGCCGCGCGGCTCGTGCTCCAGGTGCTCGAGGCGCTGCGCGCCCTTCACGACGCGGGCGTGGTCCTGCGCACGTTCGGGCCGGAGAACGTGATGGTCGAGTCGGTCAGCGCCGGCGACGAGCTGGTGAAGATCCGCAGCCTGCATGACGCCGCGCTCCTGATCGAAGGCGGCGCGGCGCCCATCGAGGGGGCCACGTACACGCCCTACCTCGCGCCCGAGGTGCGCCGCGGCGAGCCCGGGCTCGACCCGCGGGTCGACTTCTACTCGGTGGGCGTGATGCTGCGCGAGCTCCTGAGCGGGAAGCGCCGAGGCGACGATCACGCGCTGAGCGACACCGCGCGCCGCGCCCTGGCCCGCGCGCTCGCCGAGGACCCGGAGGAGCGCTTCGCCAGCGCCGACGGGTTCCTCCAGGCCGTGGCCTTGCTCCTGCCGACCGCGGATCGCCCACCGCGCGAGCAGCTCCCCACGCCCCAGGATCCGTTGCACGCCGACCTGCAGTACCTCCACCTGCGCCGCACGACCCGTCACGGGCTGCGCGCGGACGAGTCGTCGGACAGCCGGATGTCGTTGCTGCCGGTCTTGCTGACCATCGAGGCGGTGTACCGACGCTTCGGCCAGGACGTCTGGGCCTCCCTCTGCCGCGAGGTCGAGGACGCGGAGTCCCTCCTGCCCGGCGCGGGCAACACGCCCGTCCACCTCGAGCAAGGGGTGCCGGTGCCGCTCTTCGCGGAGATCCTGCTGACGGTGGATCGCATCGCGGGCCAGGGTGATCTCTCCCTGGTGCCGGAGCTCGGCGAGGCGGTCGCGCAGCGCGGGCTCGCGCGCCTGTTCCCGGAGCTGCCCGAGCCGCTCACGCCGTCGACGCTCATCGCGGGCTTCTCGTACATCTGGTCGCGGATCGGGTTCGACGGCGTCGCGCGCGTGCAGCGCGTCTCGGACGTGCAGGCCCGGCTCTGGCTCCAGGACCAGACGACGCCCAGCCTCGAGCTCGCCGGATGGCTCGGAGGGGTCCTGCGCGAGGCGATGCGAGAGGCCGGGGCGCGGGAGGTCGAGGTGCTGCTGATCGCCTCGCAGGCGCTCGGGGACGCCCGCGATCTCTTCGGCGTCGAGTGGCGCTGA
- a CDS encoding serine/threonine-protein kinase translates to MDLTGQTLLGKYEVESLLGVGGMGAVWRARHALTGRKLAIKVLDEAYLKNDQVTRRFGREARVASSIQHPGIVEVLDLDQTAEGVPFLVMEFLEGETLASRIERRGRLQQEEIVRLGRMLLDALDAAHTHGVVHRDLKPENIYVVPAGRRGELVKILDFGISQMREEGEHKLTMTGSVLGTPHYMSPEQAMGEPDVDHRADVYAAGVVLYECAVGDVPFDAPNYNKLLRHILDSEPLPPRQRQADISGEVERVILWAMEKDRFHRLASAREMYDWLGRADAGEEVPYEPRPSSLPPEPIPVGSGLGSTAAKAAGTPRPVGGLPANPGVRSSLIKSTAAEWTPSEPPSSGGFDLDVDVQLHDASVPDEEPGDWSVSPTLAQRAKAISSAPPPSAPSSVPPPRDLGDDPLTPSAGRALDLELDETALRASKAPPSMRPPSMPPSMQTPAVGTASSSGQYRAVSSPGSLPAGSSPGSVSAPHSVPPHSIPPRVADLSGRFDAVEEEEAPERPAWVRFALWGGGALVLFVGLVFAVRWVVDPGVEDEVVVAPPVVTAPAKNREPEARGPSWVSIRVEGLPPAASMRLDGLPVTTPFRVREGGEHVVEISAPGYEDRRIEFDADRNRTLVARMRPAVGAVQAP, encoded by the coding sequence TTGGATCTGACGGGACAAACCCTCCTGGGGAAGTACGAGGTCGAGAGCCTGCTGGGCGTCGGCGGCATGGGCGCCGTATGGCGTGCGCGCCACGCGCTCACCGGGCGAAAGCTCGCCATCAAGGTGCTCGACGAGGCGTACCTGAAGAACGATCAGGTGACCCGTCGCTTCGGCCGCGAGGCGCGGGTGGCGAGCTCCATCCAGCACCCGGGGATCGTCGAGGTGCTCGACCTCGATCAGACCGCCGAGGGCGTGCCCTTCCTGGTGATGGAGTTCCTGGAGGGAGAGACGCTGGCCAGCCGCATCGAGCGGCGGGGGCGGCTGCAGCAGGAGGAGATCGTGCGGCTCGGCCGCATGCTGCTCGACGCGCTCGACGCCGCCCACACTCACGGCGTCGTCCACCGCGACCTGAAGCCCGAGAACATCTACGTCGTCCCCGCCGGGCGCAGGGGCGAGCTGGTGAAGATCCTCGACTTCGGCATCTCCCAGATGCGCGAAGAGGGGGAGCACAAGCTGACCATGACGGGCTCGGTGCTCGGCACGCCCCACTACATGTCGCCCGAGCAGGCGATGGGGGAGCCGGACGTCGACCATCGCGCCGACGTCTACGCGGCCGGCGTGGTGCTCTACGAGTGCGCGGTGGGCGACGTGCCCTTCGACGCCCCCAACTACAACAAGCTCCTGCGCCACATCCTCGACTCCGAGCCCCTGCCGCCGCGTCAGCGTCAGGCGGACATCTCGGGCGAGGTCGAGCGCGTGATCCTGTGGGCGATGGAGAAGGACCGGTTCCATCGGCTGGCCTCGGCGCGCGAGATGTACGACTGGCTCGGCCGCGCCGACGCGGGGGAGGAGGTCCCCTACGAGCCCCGGCCGTCGAGCCTCCCGCCCGAGCCCATCCCGGTGGGGAGCGGGCTCGGGAGCACCGCAGCGAAGGCGGCGGGGACGCCGCGCCCGGTGGGAGGCCTGCCCGCCAACCCCGGCGTGCGCTCGAGCCTGATCAAGAGCACCGCCGCGGAGTGGACACCCTCCGAGCCGCCCTCGAGCGGCGGGTTCGATCTCGACGTCGACGTGCAGCTCCACGACGCCTCGGTCCCCGACGAGGAGCCGGGTGACTGGTCCGTCTCACCGACCCTGGCTCAGCGCGCCAAGGCGATCTCGAGCGCCCCGCCCCCCTCCGCGCCGTCCAGCGTGCCCCCGCCTCGCGACCTCGGCGACGATCCGCTCACCCCGTCGGCCGGGCGGGCGCTCGATCTGGAGCTCGACGAGACGGCGCTGCGGGCTTCCAAGGCGCCGCCCTCGATGCGTCCGCCCTCGATGCCCCCGTCCATGCAGACGCCCGCGGTCGGCACGGCCTCGAGCAGCGGCCAGTATCGCGCCGTGTCCAGCCCGGGGAGCCTGCCCGCCGGCTCGAGCCCGGGCTCGGTGAGCGCGCCGCACTCGGTCCCGCCGCACTCGATCCCGCCGCGCGTCGCGGACCTCTCCGGGCGCTTCGACGCGGTCGAGGAGGAGGAGGCGCCCGAGCGGCCCGCGTGGGTCCGGTTCGCGCTCTGGGGTGGCGGCGCGCTGGTGCTCTTCGTGGGGCTCGTCTTCGCGGTGCGCTGGGTCGTCGACCCGGGCGTGGAGGACGAGGTGGTCGTCGCCCCGCCCGTCGTCACCGCGCCCGCGAAGAACCGAGAGCCCGAGGCGCGCGGGCCGAGCTGGGTGAGCATCCGGGTGGAGGGCCTGCCGCCCGCGGCGTCCATGCGGCTCGACGGCCTGCCCGTGACCACGCCGTTTCGGGTCCGCGAGGGGGGCGAGCACGTGGTCGAGATCAGCGCGCCCGGCTACGAAGATCGCCGGATCGAGTTCGACGCGGACCGGAACCGGACGCTCGTCGCGCGCATGAGACCGGCCGTCGGAGCCGTCCAGGCGCCCTGA